Genomic segment of Photobacterium profundum SS9:
GTATTAACTAAACAGTCGGTTATTCAGCTAAGATGCTTTTAATAAAACATACCGCTTCAGCTATAACAGAGCAACGACTGTCGCTAACTTATCTTGCAGTTCAGCATTCGTTAGCTTTCCCTGTTCCATATCGAAGTTATCGTAAAAACTTGGTATCGATAAAGAGCCTTTCACGTCGGCAGCAAAATAGGGGGCTGAACCTGTCGCCGCCGCCAATACAGACGATGCACCACCAGGCCCCGGCGATGTTGCTAGCATAATAACAGGCTTACCTTGGTAGACTTTCATGTCGATGCGAGACGTCCAATCAAACACATTTTTAAATGCTGCTGTATACGAACCATTGTGCTCGGCATAAGAAATAATGATGGCATCAGCTTCGCCTAGTTTCTTGTAGAAACGTTGCGCAGGCTCTGGCTGTCCCAGTTCTTTTTCTTTATCTTCACTGAAAATTGGCATATCGAAATCATTTAAATCCAAGACTTCTACTTCTGCATTTTCAACTAAGCTTGCTGCGTAAGTTGCCAACTGTTTGTTGATAGATGTTGAGCTGCTGCTTGCCGCTAGAGCTAATACTTTCATGATGATTCCTTTATATTTATTTTTTAAACGCATTCAGTCCGATATATTCAATGAACTCAATAACATTTTTATCTGGGTCTCGGATAAAACAAGATACGCCTGTAGGGTGTTCCACAATCGCAACAGGCTCTGAACCGCTAGGACCCGTAATATATTCAAACCCTAACTTGGCATAGAAATCTCGCGCGATTTCAAAATTACGAACACGTAAGCCAATATGATTAATGCGGGTAATCTGTTTCATCATATGATCCTTTCTATGCCTTTTTGTTCCATGGACTAACTATACTTTATACACAGATGTTGATTAATAGCCTAAATGTGTAATGATTATTTCCATATGACTTCTAATAAAAAATAAAGAGATAGATTCAATGGCTTTCAACGCGGTTTTGTTTGATGGCATGGTGGTTTTTACAGAAGTGGTGAACAGTGGCAGCTTTACACAAGCTGCGTTAAACAGTGGTCATTCGACATCTTACATCAGCAAAGAGATTAATAAACTAGAAGCCCGTTTAGGAATAAGGTTACTTCATCGTACAACGCGCACTCTAAGCCTAACCCCTGAAGGTGAACTCTACTTTCAGCAATGCCTGCAGCTCATTGAAGATGCACAAGTCGCCGAGAATGCGATTACAGGCCAACAAGAAAAACCGCAAGGGCGTTTAAAAGTCAGTTGTCCTGTCAGCTTTGGTTTATCAAATCTACGTCCAATTCTGTCTCAATTTACCGAGCAATACCCTGAAATAGTTTTAGAATTGGATTTAAACGATAGAAAAATTGATATTGTCGCTGAAGGATATGACGTCGCAATACGCGCCTCAAAGCAGCTTGATGATTCGAGTTTGATTAGCCGTCGGATAAGGCGTTCTTATACTGTTGTTATTGCCTCTCCTGATTACCTACAAAAACACGGTACCCCCAAGCACCCAAGTGAATTATCACAACATAAAACCATTAGTTATAGTTATATTCGCCAAGGTAACTCTTGGGATTTAATAGACCAAGACGGGCAAACAATTCATATCCCCATTAAAAGCCAAGTGGTGACCAATAATTCTTACATGGAATTAGCATTGTGTATGGCAGGCCAAGGGATCACAATCTTGCCGCATTTTCACTTACACGATGAAGTAGAACAAGGGAAGTTAGTTGCCCTTTTCACCGACTTTCCTCGCCTGCCGATTGATATTTTTATGGTGTATCCAAGTCGTAAGCATATGTCTGCTAAAGTACGGTGTTTTTTAGATTTCATTATGGAACATTTAGGGGATTAAGGTTACCTAGCCTTTACAACAGATAACCCATCTCAAATAACACACCACAAACACTTGATAATAATTCTCATTTGCATTTAAATATACCGATACTTTTCTTTTTCTCGATTGAACATTTCGGAGCTATTTATGGCATCGCAGATCAAACAACCCAGTCATCTACAAGAGCATACAAAATGGCGCTTAACAAATAAACGCCTCATCCTTCCTATTGTCTTGCTTGCTCTACTCACGGTGACGAATACCAGAGAGATCACTATTTCTGTTTTATCTGATGCTTTTTGGCAAGTCGCAACTTATGTTGCAGCTACTCTTGCTATCTACCATGCGATTTCATCACGATTAAGTAATACCAATAAGCTGACTGGGCTACTCAATAAAAGTACTTATTTCCAGGTTTTATTTTCTGCCTCTATGGGGGCTTTACCTGGGTGCGGGGGGGCGATTGTTGTTATTACGCAATATGTGAAAGGTCGGCTCAGTTTTGGGTCTGTTGTCGCCGTACTCACTGCAACCATGGGAGATGCCGCTTTTTTATTACTTGCCGCACAACCCAAAACTGGTTTATTGGTTATCAGCGTGGGATTTGTCGTGGGCTTGCTTTCTGGTTGGACTGTCGATGCCATTCACGGCGAGCATTTCATGCGACCAGCCATTAAAGACGCACCCATCCCATCTTGTACTAATAAAAAGGAAGCACATCAACCCCCACTAAAGTTACAAGGTCACTTTTGGAAGTGGATGTTATTACCAGCCTCGGTTATTGCCATTATGGGGTCATTCCAAATTAACATTGATCATTTTTTTCATCTTGAAAAAGGTACGATCAACATTATTGGTGC
This window contains:
- a CDS encoding LysR family transcriptional regulator; amino-acid sequence: MAFNAVLFDGMVVFTEVVNSGSFTQAALNSGHSTSYISKEINKLEARLGIRLLHRTTRTLSLTPEGELYFQQCLQLIEDAQVAENAITGQQEKPQGRLKVSCPVSFGLSNLRPILSQFTEQYPEIVLELDLNDRKIDIVAEGYDVAIRASKQLDDSSLISRRIRRSYTVVIASPDYLQKHGTPKHPSELSQHKTISYSYIRQGNSWDLIDQDGQTIHIPIKSQVVTNNSYMELALCMAGQGITILPHFHLHDEVEQGKLVALFTDFPRLPIDIFMVYPSRKHMSAKVRCFLDFIMEHLGD
- a CDS encoding VOC family protein, producing the protein MMKQITRINHIGLRVRNFEIARDFYAKLGFEYITGPSGSEPVAIVEHPTGVSCFIRDPDKNVIEFIEYIGLNAFKK
- a CDS encoding putative manganese transporter: MASQIKQPSHLQEHTKWRLTNKRLILPIVLLALLTVTNTREITISVLSDAFWQVATYVAATLAIYHAISSRLSNTNKLTGLLNKSTYFQVLFSASMGALPGCGGAIVVITQYVKGRLSFGSVVAVLTATMGDAAFLLLAAQPKTGLLVISVGFVVGLLSGWTVDAIHGEHFMRPAIKDAPIPSCTNKKEAHQPPLKLQGHFWKWMLLPASVIAIMGSFQINIDHFFHLEKGTINIIGAAAAIVSIILWAISRDITDYESAVSEDPKEQANTLFQRVAQDTNFVTSWVICAFLLFELTMYWTGINLASAFTEWSAYIPLMGVVIGLLPGCGPQILVTSLYISGAVPLSAQLGNSISNDGDALFPAIVLAPKAALMATIYSSIPAVIVAYGYYYLFE
- a CDS encoding NADPH-dependent FMN reductase codes for the protein MKVLALAASSSSTSINKQLATYAASLVENAEVEVLDLNDFDMPIFSEDKEKELGQPEPAQRFYKKLGEADAIIISYAEHNGSYTAAFKNVFDWTSRIDMKVYQGKPVIMLATSPGPGGASSVLAAATGSAPYFAADVKGSLSIPSFYDNFDMEQGKLTNAELQDKLATVVALL